In one Oligoflexia bacterium genomic region, the following are encoded:
- a CDS encoding tetratricopeptide repeat protein — MPAFRRVLILIFLMLFAASAFARDELIETAEKLYRSGRVPEAKRMIANFITNNETAKGYVEIGHLYSRMRKWPEAVHYLSIATTREPKDAQIWYELGLAQHQNKNVDESIESIRRSISLNPKKSHSVFALGEILEYAHDRYEARQIYIAAIKKLGNQAAIRAKLCWVNYQDSFFAETIRQCSKAVELNPKDDVSWGLLGKTYFDSQVRDKAFKTFKKGLSLNPNSAPIHRARGLVYFEEKSWEQAAVDLGKAFGIDPLDDEAGVYLARALFETGSYEHALPIFSEACRLNRSYRFDFLAKQRDLMRKNLDEIASRYQEVLDTL; from the coding sequence ATGCCAGCTTTTCGAAGAGTCCTGATTTTGATTTTTCTCATGCTATTTGCGGCAAGTGCCTTTGCCCGCGATGAGCTTATTGAAACGGCAGAAAAACTTTATCGCTCAGGAAGAGTTCCAGAAGCAAAGCGCATGATTGCCAATTTCATTACCAATAATGAAACGGCAAAAGGGTATGTCGAAATAGGGCATCTTTATTCACGAATGCGTAAATGGCCAGAGGCGGTTCATTATTTAAGTATTGCAACAACACGAGAACCAAAAGATGCACAGATTTGGTACGAGTTGGGTTTGGCCCAACATCAAAATAAAAATGTGGATGAATCAATTGAAAGTATCAGGCGATCAATAAGTTTGAATCCTAAAAAGTCACATTCGGTTTTTGCACTTGGTGAAATTCTTGAGTATGCCCATGACCGTTATGAAGCGCGGCAAATATATATTGCTGCAATTAAAAAATTAGGTAACCAAGCAGCAATTCGGGCCAAACTTTGTTGGGTGAATTATCAAGATTCATTTTTTGCTGAAACTATTCGGCAATGTTCAAAAGCGGTTGAATTAAATCCAAAAGATGATGTGTCTTGGGGCCTACTTGGAAAAACATATTTTGACAGCCAGGTAAGAGATAAGGCTTTTAAGACTTTTAAAAAGGGTTTAAGTTTAAATCCAAACTCTGCACCCATTCACCGTGCACGTGGGCTTGTATATTTTGAAGAAAAAAGTTGGGAGCAAGCCGCAGTCGATTTGGGAAAAGCTTTTGGAATTGATCCCCTTGACGATGAAGCCGGTGTTTATTTAGCGCGCGCACTCTTTGAAACCGGTAGTTATGAACATGCACTTCCTATTTTTTCTGAAGCTTGCCGGTTGAATCGATCTTATCGATTTGATTTTTTAGCCAAGCAAAGAGATCTCATGAGAAAAAATTTAGACGAAATAGCAAGTAGGTATCAAGAGGTTTTAGACACCTTATGA
- the ligA gene encoding NAD-dependent DNA ligase LigA: MSTKQMTSKEVLKKITSLECTPKKHNEDAQKLMEQLASDLDDHNYKYHTLDRPVISDFEYDQLLKALEKLEELYPTLKSIDSPVQRIGGKPLSQFKKVAHRQPMLSLSNTYSAEEIRDFDQRVLKVLDAPAEKKIIYLAEPKLDGLAIEVIYEDGVLVQALTRGDGVTGEEVTANVRTIKTIPLRLRTKNPPQILEVRGEILLFKKDFADLNTQQVEDGDEPFANPRNAAAGSIRQLNPKIAASRPLRAYFYGFGTIEWGKAAKEKPSKHESLEKLILEWGIPVNPLGKTCEGAEEVIKYYESLQKKRHALEYDIDGIVIKVDDLNLQRDLGFIARSPRWAAAAKYPPDQAKTVIEKIDVQVGRTGALTPVAIMHPVTVGGVTITNATLHNQDEIDRKDVRVGDTVVIQRAGDVIPEIVSVDLDKRPRESKPFKLPLKCPACGVEAVKPEGEAVLRCENLLCEARLKESLKHFVSRRALNVEKLGDKIVDALVDNNLVKTFSDLYRLDKEKLETLPRQGDKSIQNLLESIDRSKSSTLARLIYAMGIRFVGEQTAKLLSRHFKNLENFLSASEEELLDVEEVGEKVAQSILKSIKSKTFSQEMRAILKQGVTLAAAEKSNSTTQQKSTLENLTFVITGSLGEMSRDEAKDFIEAHGGTVSSSVSKKTNYLLCGEDAGSKLTKAQDLGVQIISLEELKKLAAKS, from the coding sequence ATGTCCACAAAACAAATGACTTCAAAAGAAGTTCTGAAAAAAATTACTTCTTTGGAGTGCACTCCAAAGAAGCATAACGAAGACGCACAAAAGCTTATGGAGCAGTTAGCCTCAGATCTTGATGATCACAACTATAAATATCACACACTCGATAGACCCGTGATTTCTGACTTTGAATACGATCAATTACTAAAAGCTTTAGAAAAACTTGAAGAGCTCTACCCCACGCTAAAAAGTATTGATAGCCCGGTTCAACGAATTGGCGGCAAACCCTTAAGTCAGTTTAAAAAAGTTGCACACAGACAACCCATGCTTTCACTTTCAAATACATATTCAGCTGAAGAGATTAGAGACTTTGACCAAAGAGTACTTAAAGTTTTAGATGCACCCGCTGAGAAAAAAATCATTTATTTAGCTGAACCAAAACTTGATGGCCTTGCCATAGAAGTTATTTACGAAGACGGCGTGTTGGTTCAAGCACTTACGCGCGGTGATGGCGTCACAGGTGAAGAGGTGACTGCAAATGTTCGCACTATTAAAACTATTCCACTAAGACTTCGAACAAAAAACCCACCACAAATTTTAGAGGTCAGAGGCGAAATTTTATTATTTAAAAAAGATTTTGCAGATCTCAACACTCAACAAGTTGAAGATGGTGATGAGCCCTTTGCGAATCCACGAAACGCGGCAGCTGGAAGTATTCGCCAACTCAATCCTAAAATCGCAGCTTCACGACCACTGCGAGCATATTTTTACGGTTTTGGAACCATCGAATGGGGAAAGGCTGCAAAAGAAAAACCATCAAAACATGAGTCCTTAGAAAAACTTATTCTTGAGTGGGGCATTCCAGTTAATCCTTTAGGTAAAACATGTGAGGGTGCTGAAGAAGTTATTAAATATTATGAATCACTTCAGAAAAAACGCCACGCACTTGAGTACGATATCGACGGCATTGTAATTAAAGTTGATGATCTTAATCTTCAAAGAGATTTAGGTTTTATAGCAAGAAGCCCACGCTGGGCAGCGGCGGCCAAATATCCGCCCGATCAAGCCAAAACAGTTATTGAAAAAATCGATGTGCAAGTTGGAAGAACCGGAGCCCTCACACCGGTTGCCATTATGCACCCGGTAACTGTGGGTGGCGTGACCATTACAAATGCCACACTTCATAATCAAGATGAGATAGATCGAAAAGATGTGCGTGTGGGTGACACCGTTGTTATTCAAAGAGCGGGTGATGTTATTCCTGAAATTGTAAGTGTCGACTTAGATAAAAGACCTCGTGAAAGTAAACCATTTAAACTTCCGTTAAAATGCCCCGCTTGTGGTGTAGAGGCTGTCAAACCAGAGGGGGAAGCGGTACTTCGCTGTGAGAATTTACTTTGCGAAGCTAGGCTTAAAGAATCACTGAAACATTTTGTAAGCCGCAGAGCTTTAAATGTTGAAAAACTAGGTGATAAAATCGTCGATGCACTTGTGGATAATAACTTGGTAAAAACATTTTCTGATCTCTATCGCCTTGATAAAGAAAAATTAGAAACCCTTCCAAGACAGGGGGATAAATCTATCCAAAATCTTTTAGAGAGTATTGATCGCTCTAAATCATCAACCCTTGCGCGCCTCATCTATGCAATGGGAATTCGATTTGTTGGAGAGCAAACCGCAAAACTTTTATCTCGTCACTTTAAAAATCTTGAAAACTTTTTAAGCGCATCAGAAGAAGAACTTCTCGATGTAGAAGAGGTGGGTGAAAAAGTTGCCCAGAGCATTCTTAAAAGTATTAAGTCAAAAACTTTTTCTCAAGAGATGCGCGCCATATTAAAACAAGGCGTTACATTAGCCGCCGCTGAAAAAAGCAACTCAACCACTCAGCAAAAATCCACACTTGAAAACCTGACCTTTGTAATCACGGGTTCACTTGGTGAAATGTCTCGTGATGAGGCAAAAGATTTTATCGAAGCTCACGGGGGAACCGTGAGTTCATCAGTAAGTAAGAAAACAAATTATCTCTTATGTGGTGAAGACGCAGGCTCAAAACTCACAAAAGCTCAAGACCTTGGTGTTCAAATCATCTCACTTGAAGAGCTTAAAAAATTAGCCGCAAAATCATAA